The window TTGCCCTGTTTCCGGGCTTTTGTCGCGTTCGCTGAAGAACTCGCGAACGTTGGCGCATTGTGCTTCTGTATCTTCCAAACGATTGAAGTGGGCGCGGAACTCCCTGGCGCCCGGCAAGGTTGCGAGATACCAGCCAACATGCTTGCGTGCAATTCGCACGCCCAGCACATCGCCGTAGAAAACGTGGAGCGCTGCCAGATGCTCTAGCAGAATGCGTTCCACTTCACTCAATCGCAGTGCCGGCAATGTTTCACCGGTACGCAGGAAGTGTTCTATTTCGCGAAAAATCCACGGGCGCCCTTGAGCAGCCCGACCAATCAACAGCCCGTCGGCACCGGTGGCTTGCAGCACATACCGGGCCTTTTGGGGTGAATCAATATCGCCATTGGCAAACACCGGAATGGACACGGCCTGCTTGATCTCGGCGATGGTGTCGTATTCAGCTTCACCGGTGTACAGATCAGCACGGGTGCGTCCGTGGACGGCCAGCGCTTGAATGCCGGCCTGCTCGGCGATTTTCGCCACGGTCAGGCCGTTTTTGTTCGCCCGGTCCCAGCCCGTGCGAATTTTAAGAGTGACCGGCACATCAACCGCAGCTACCACAGCCTGCAGGATCTCGCTCACCAGTTGTTCGTCTTTCAGTAGTGCTGAGCCCGCGGCCTTGTTGCAGACTTTCTTGGCCGGGCACCCCATGTTGATGTCGATGATCTGCGCACCCAGTTCGACATTGGCGCGCGCTGCATCGGCAAGCATTTGCGGATCCCCACCGGCGATCTGTACCGAGCGGGGCTCAGGATCACCTTCGTGGATCATGCGCAGACGCGATTTGCGGCTGTTCCAAAGGCTCATGTCACTGGTGACCATTTCCGAAACCACCAGACCCGCGCCGAGTTGGCGGCAGAGCTGGCGAAAGGGCTGGTCAGTGACGCCCGCCATGGGAGCGAGGATCAAGCCGTTCTGCAATGTATACGGACCGATGCGTACCGCCGACATAGGTGTGCCTGTTGTTGGGGCCGAATCACGGCAGACCGTGTGTAGTGCAATTCCTACACGATCCGCTCAGGCCCGATCTGACAGTGCTTGCGCGCCTTTCAGACCGAATCCAGAGTGAGAAAAAGGGTTGGCATGATACCCGCTCTCGATGACTGGATAAAGGCTGAATTGGATAAAATCTGAACAGTTATTGCCTGATCGGCGGCGCTTTTTCAGTCAGCATCGTTGGCAGGCGGCATTGGCGGTCACTGGCTCAGGATCCGGCGTCCCGATCAGTGGCGTTTTTTTAGCCGGGCGGCTCAGCTCGGCGCTTATTCCGGAGAACGGAAGCTCAGGCTGTAATTGACGGCCTTGGCACCGGGGTCAAGGATGTCCAGCGCGATATGAATCGGCGTCTGGGGAGGCATTTCTTCTTTGCCTGCGATCTCACCACTGAGGTATTCGCCCGGCTTGAAGCGGCGGCTGGCGATCAGTTGGCCGCTGGTATCGGCGAAGCGCAATTCCAGCAGAGGGAACGGTTGGGAAAACGAAGCCCGGTTGTAGATGATCGCATCCACCACCAGCGCGCCTTTGAATTCCGGATGGCTCCTCACGACAAGGTTGCTGCTCTTGAGCAGGCTGATGTCCACCTTGGTGGGGACTTTGCAGCCAATCTGCGGGCAGATCATCTGGAAGTAGGGGCGATACTGATCCTGACGCGCCAGCTCATCGAAGTGATACCAGACGTACTGCCCGGCCAGGCCGGCCAGCGCCAGCACTGTCAGCAGGCTCCAGGCCAGCTTGCGTCCCCAGTGGGACTTGGGACGTTGCCATTCCAGTTGAAGTGGGTCGTCGGTCAAGTCCAGCAAGGCCTGATCACGCAGGCCGGGCTCGGCCCGATTCCGTTTGGAGCGCGGGTCTTGCTCGGGTTCGTCGATATCGTCCTGAGGGTCATCAAGCTCATCGTGATCATCGACGGCAGAGAAGCGACCGGCTGGCTCTTTGTTCGGGCCCTTGTGCGACTCATTACCTGGGGCCTTGCGCTGACTCTGCACCGGAGCCATGGGCTCGTCGTCTTCGATGTCGGTGATGCTTGAGGAGAATGAAGGCTCGGTTCGGCCTTCATGCTCGTCGGCCCGGGCTTCGCGCTCGGTCAGGTCCGGGTCCGGGATGACTTCGGCATTCAGCTCGGGAAGCTGGTTGACGTCGTCGTTGTGCAAGCTGGCGACCCACTCTTCGCTTTCGTGCTCCGAGCTGTCGCGCTGAGCCGTGAAAGAGGGGTGATTGTCTTGATGGGTATCGCGGGTATTGTCGCGGCCAAAGGTTTCCGGCAGCTGGATTTCCCGTTGTTCAAGCCGTGCCAGCTCCTCGTCGAGGTCCAGGCTGTCCAGATCAAGGGCGTTGGCTCGCCAGGATTGGGGGGCGTGAAACGTTTCGGCGGGGGCATGCTCGGGCTGCTGGATATCCAGTTCTGGCTCGGCGTGCACAACCGGCACGGCAGGTAGCGCTTCAACAACCTCCGGCAGCGGGGCAGGTTGAACCGCCACAAGCTCCGGAGACTGTTGTGCCGTGGCCTGGTTGCTGCGCTGCTCCAACAGTTGTTTGGCCGCATTGAACACTTGCAGGCAGGCCCCGCAACGCACTACGCCACGGGCCACGCTCAATTGGGCGTGGCTGACGCGGAAACTGGTCTGGCAGTGCGGGCACTGGGTGACAAAACTGTCGGTCATGCGGCTATCCGGTTGAGGCGGCGATTAACGGCGACGGCCGGTGATGCGAACCCAACCCTCACGGTTGGCAATCGGATCAAGGTCAAAAGTATCCGCGTAGGCTGCTGCAACATCTTCGCCCTGCTCAGCGAGAATGCCAGACAGCGCCAGGCGGCCACCGGGTTTTACCAGTGTCGCCAGCTGCGGTGCCAGCGAGACCAGCGGACCTGCAAGAATATTGGCGACCAGCACGTCGGCCTGCTGCTGCGGCAGGTTTTCTGGCAGGTACAACTCGAACAACTCTGGGGCGATATGGTTGCGCCCGGCGTTATCGCGCGAGGCTTCCAGCGCCTGCACGTCGATATCGGTGCCGACCGCCTGTTTCGCACCCAGCAACAGCGCGGCAATCGCAAGGATGCCCGAGCCGCAGCCGAAGTCCAGCAGGTTACAGCCTTTCAGATCCTGGCCGTCGAGCCATTCCAGGCACAAAGCTGTGGTCGGGTGGGTGCCGGTACCAAACGCCAGGCCCGGATCGAGTAACAGGTTGACTGCCTCGGGTTCCGGCGCGGCATGCCAGCTCGGCACGATCCACAGGCGTTGACCGAAACGCATGGGCTGGAAGTTATCCATCCAGCTGCGTTCCCAGTCCTGATCTTCGATCACTTCGCTCATGTGCTCAGGCAGTTCGGCATCAGTGAGCAGGCGCAAATGCGCGAGGACCTGATCGGCGTCGGTATCGGCTTCGAACAGGGCTAGCAGATGGGTGTGCGACCACAGCGGCGTGGTGTTGAGTTCCGGCTCGAAGATCGGCTGATCTTCAGCGTCCATGAACGTGACCGATACGGCGCCGACTTCGAGAAGGGCGTCTTCGTAGGTTTCGGCTTGTTCTGGACTGATGGCGAGACGGACTTGCAGCCAGGGCATGGCGGGTTACCTTCGTGTGAAAAATGGTCTGCAATTGCGTGCAGCTTAAAACGCGCAAGTTTACTGTGCTGCGCCACAAACAACAAAGCCGCTTTGAAAGCGGCTTTGTCATGCTGGACCAAACCGGCTTATTGATTAGCCAGCTTGTGTTCCAGGTAGTGGATGTTGACGCCGCCTTCGCAGAAGCCTTCATCACGGGTCAGATCACGGTGCAGCGGGATGTTGGTCTTGATGCCGTCAACCACGATTTCGTCCAGGGCATTGCGCATACGGGCCATGGCCTCGTCACGGGTCGCGCCCCAGGTGATCAGCTTGCCGATCAGCGAGTCATAGTTGGACGGAACCTTGTAGCCGCTGTACAGGTGCGAGTCGACCCGCACGCCGTTACCGCCTGGCGCGTGGAAGTGCTTGACCAGGCCTGGGCTCGGGATGAAGGTTTTCGGGTCTTCAGCGTTGATCCGGCATTCCAGCGAGTGCCCGTGAATGACGACGTCATCCTGGGTAAACGACAGTTTGTTGCCGGCGGCGATGCTGAGCATCTCCTTGACGATGTCGATACCGGTGACCATTTCCGAAACCGGGTGCTCTACCTGAACGCGAGTGTTCATCTCGATGAAGTAGAAACGGCCGTTCTCGTACAGGAACTCGAACGTGCCAGCGCCACGGTAGCCGATGTCCACGCAGGCTTTTACGCAAGCGGCGAACACGTCTTTGCGGGCTTGTTCGTCGATGAACGGTGCTGGCGCTTCTTCCAGCACTTTCTGGTGACGACGTTGCAGCGAGCAATCGCGGTCGCCCAGGTGAATCGCCTGGCCCTGACCGTCGGAAATGACCTGGACTTCCACGTGACGTGGGTTGGTCAGGTATTTTTCCAGGTAGACCATCGGGTTGCTGAACCAGGCAGCCGCTTCAGCGCGGGTCTGCTTGGCGGCTTCGATCAGGTCTTCTTCCTTGTGCACAACGCGCATGCCGCGACCACCGCCGCCGCCAGCGGCTTTGATGATCACCGGGTAGCCGACTTCACGGCCGATGCGCAGGGCGGTTTCTTCGTCTTCCGGCAGCGGGCCGTCAGAACCTGGAACCGTTGGCACGTTGGCGCGCTTCATGGCGTCCTTGGCCGACACCTTGTCGCCCATCAGGCGGATGGTTTCAGCTTTGGGGCCGATGAAGGCGAAGCCGGATTTCTCTACCTGTTCGGCAAAGTCGGCGTTTTCCGCCAGGAAGCCGTAGCCCGGGTGAATCGCCGTGGCGCCGGTCAGTTCAGCAGCCGAAATAATGGCCGGAATGTTCAGGTACGACAGGTTGGCTGGCGCCGGGCCGATGCAGACGGTTTCGTCTGCCAGGCCCAGGTGCATCAGCTCACGGTCTGCCGTGGAATGGACCGCGACGGTCTTGATGCCCAGTTCTTTACAGGCACGCAAGATGCGCAAGGCGATTTCGCCGCGGTTGGCGATCAGGACTTTTTCCAACATCGCAGGCTCTCCCCGGTTCAAACGATGGTGAACAGCGGCTGGTCATACTCAACCGGCTGACCGTTTTCTACCAGGATGGATTCGATCACACCGCTCACTTCAGCTTCGATGTGGTTCATCATTTTCATCGCTTCAACGATGCAGATGGTGTCGCCTTTCTTCACGGTCTGGCCGACTTCGACGAATGCTGGCGAAGTAGGTGCCGGGGTGCGGTAGAAGGTACCGACCATTGGCGATTTGACGACGGTGCCGTTGAGTTTCGGTGCCGCTGGGGCTTCTGCAACGACTGCAACCGGAGCTGCTGCTGGCGCGGCAACAGGAGCTGCCATTGGCGCCGGAGCGTAGTACGGTTGTGCTGGAGTCTTGCTGTGACGGCTGATCCGTACGGATTCTTCGCCTTCACGGATTTCCAGTTCGTCGATGCCAGACTCTTCCAGCAGTTCGATCAGTTTCTTGACTTTACGGATATCCATTAATCATCAACTCCCAAGGGTCGGTCAGGGGTAAAAGGTGTTTGCGGTTCGAACCGTGCAGCGCAGCCGGAGGCAGTGCAGTCAAGGTTTCGAACGGATGGCCACTTGTTCCATGGCGGCCTCCAGGGCCAGTCGGTAACCGCTGGCGCCAAGGCCGCAGATCACGCCTACTGCTACATCCGAGAAATAGGAGTGATGGCGGAAAGCTTCGCGTTTGTGCACGTTTGACAGATGCACTTCGATGAATGGGATGCTCACACCCAGCAGCGCGTCACGTATTGCCACGCTCGTGTGCGTAAAAGCAGCCGGATTGATCAGGATGAAGTCCACGCCTTCATCGCGTGCAGCGTGGATGCGGTCGATCAATTCGTACTCGGCGTTGCTTTGCAGGTACATCAGATGGTGGCCGGCATCGCGGGCCTGCTGCTCCAGGTTCTGATTGATCTGGGCCAGAGTGACGGCGCCATAGATCCCGGGTTCGCGGGTTCCGAGCAAGTTCAGATTGGGGCCGTGCAGTACCAGAAAAGTCGCCATCGGATGTTCCTTGTAATGGTTGCGAGCATCAAAGCCCGGCGACTATGCCGCAAACATCCTTCTACTGTCCAGTTAACTGCAATAGCTGGCACGATTACCGAAGTTCGCGAAAAGTTTGTGACTCAACCGCTAAATTGGGTCATTTGCTCTAATCAACCGCTCTATCAGGCCGTCTGCGTCGATTTCGCCGACGATTCGAACATCGGCGCGTTCTACGCCGTTTTTAGCGAAAATCATCAATGCGGGCGGACCAAACAATTTATAGCGGTCCAGCAAGCCACGTTGTTCAGCGTTGCTGTCAGTCATGTCAAAGCGAATCAGGCGATAGCCCTGCAACTGAGCAATCACGCCGGGATCGGGTAGCACTTCATGTTCGATCACCTTGCAGCTGATGCACCAGTCGGCGTACCAGTCGAGCATAAGCGGCTGGCCTGCGTTCTTCGCGTCGCTCAACACCCGGTCCAGTTCGGTCGCTGTGGTGATGGTCTGCCAGTTCGAGGCGTTGGGCGCAGCACTCGAGTTACTGCTCAAGGCTGATTGCGCGCGGCCTAATGGCCGGGTGGGATCGGTCTGCCCACTCCAGGCGCCGATCCAGCAGGTGAGAGCATAGACCAGCAAAAACAGACCCAGCAGTTGGGCCAGCCGTTGTCGGGTGTTTTTCGCGGTGAATTCCAGGGTGCCGAGGAACAGCGCGACCCCAGCCGCCAGCAGCCCGGTCAACAGCAAGGTGACTTGCCCCGGCAGAACCCGGCTGAGCAAAGCGATTGCCAGGCCCAGCAACAGCACGCCGATGGCGTTTTTGACCGTCACCAGCCATGGCCCGCTTTTGGGCAACCAGGTCGCCCCGCCGGTTGCCACCAACAGCAGGGGGGCGCCCATGCCCAGGCCCAGCGCGAACAGTTTCAGCGCGCCTCCCAAGGCATCTCCACTGGCGCTTATATAAAGCAGTGCACCGGCGAGCGGCGCCGAAACGCAAGGCGACACCAGCAAGCTGGAGACCACACCCAGCACCGCCGCGCCCCACAGCGAGCCGCCTTCGGTTTTGCCCGCGATGCGGTCCAGGCGGTTGCTGATGGCCTGAGGCAAGCGCAGCTCGAAAGCACCGAACATGGCGACAGCG of the Paucimonas lemoignei genome contains:
- the dus_1 gene encoding dihydrouridine synthase TIM-barrel protein nifR3 is translated as MSAVRIGPYTLQNGLILAPMAGVTDQPFRQLCRQLGAGLVVSEMVTSDMSLWNSRKSRLRMIHEGDPEPRSVQIAGGDPQMLADAARANVELGAQIIDINMGCPAKKVCNKAAGSALLKDEQLVSEILQAVVAAVDVPVTLKIRTGWDRANKNGLTVAKIAEQAGIQALAVHGRTRADLYTGEAEYDTIAEIKQAVSIPVFANGDIDSPQKARYVLQATGADGLLIGRAAQGRPWIFREIEHFLRTGETLPALRLSEVERILLEHLAALHVFYGDVLGVRIARKHVGWYLATLPGAREFRAHFNRLEDTEAQCANVREFFSERDKSPETGQEKEVAA
- a CDS encoding MJ0042 family finger-like domain-containing protein, with protein sequence MTDSFVTQCPHCQTSFRVSHAQLSVARGVVRCGACLQVFNAAKQLLEQRSNQATAQQSPELVAVQPAPLPEVVEALPAVPVVHAEPELDIQQPEHAPAETFHAPQSWRANALDLDSLDLDEELARLEQREIQLPETFGRDNTRDTHQDNHPSFTAQRDSSEHESEEWVASLHNDDVNQLPELNAEVIPDPDLTEREARADEHEGRTEPSFSSSITDIEDDEPMAPVQSQRKAPGNESHKGPNKEPAGRFSAVDDHDELDDPQDDIDEPEQDPRSKRNRAEPGLRDQALLDLTDDPLQLEWQRPKSHWGRKLAWSLLTVLALAGLAGQYVWYHFDELARQDQYRPYFQMICPQIGCKVPTKVDISLLKSSNLVVRSHPEFKGALVVDAIIYNRASFSQPFPLLELRFADTSGQLIASRRFKPGEYLSGEIAGKEEMPPQTPIHIALDILDPGAKAVNYSLSFRSPE
- the prmA_1 gene encoding ribosomal protein L11 methyltransferase; this translates as MPWLQVRLAISPEQAETYEDALLEVGAVSVTFMDAEDQPIFEPELNTTPLWSHTHLLALFEADTDADQVLAHLRLLTDAELPEHMSEVIEDQDWERSWMDNFQPMRFGQRLWIVPSWHAAPEPEAVNLLLDPGLAFGTGTHPTTALCLEWLDGQDLKGCNLLDFGCGSGILAIAALLLGAKQAVGTDIDVQALEASRDNAGRNHIAPELFELYLPENLPQQQADVLVANILAGPLVSLAPQLATLVKPGGRLALSGILAEQGEDVAAAYADTFDLDPIANREGWVRITGRRR
- the accC_2 gene encoding acetyl-CoA carboxylase biotin carboxylase subunit, yielding MLEKVLIANRGEIALRILRACKELGIKTVAVHSTADRELMHLGLADETVCIGPAPANLSYLNIPAIISAAELTGATAIHPGYGFLAENADFAEQVEKSGFAFIGPKAETIRLMGDKVSAKDAMKRANVPTVPGSDGPLPEDEETALRIGREVGYPVIIKAAGGGGGRGMRVVHKEEDLIEAAKQTRAEAAAWFSNPMVYLEKYLTNPRHVEVQVISDGQGQAIHLGDRDCSLQRRHQKVLEEAPAPFIDEQARKDVFAACVKACVDIGYRGAGTFEFLYENGRFYFIEMNTRVQVEHPVSEMVTGIDIVKEMLSIAAGNKLSFTQDDVVIHGHSLECRINAEDPKTFIPSPGLVKHFHAPGGNGVRVDSHLYSGYKVPSNYDSLIGKLITWGATRDEAMARMRNALDEIVVDGIKTNIPLHRDLTRDEGFCEGGVNIHYLEHKLANQ
- the accB_1 gene encoding acetyl-CoA carboxylase biotin carboxyl carrier protein subunit, which gives rise to MDIRKVKKLIELLEESGIDELEIREGEESVRISRHSKTPAQPYYAPAPMAAPVAAPAAAPVAVVAEAPAAPKLNGTVVKSPMVGTFYRTPAPTSPAFVEVGQTVKKGDTICIVEAMKMMNHIEAEVSGVIESILVENGQPVEYDQPLFTIV
- the aroQ1 gene encoding 3-dehydroquinate dehydratase AroQ, which codes for MATFLVLHGPNLNLLGTREPGIYGAVTLAQINQNLEQQARDAGHHLMYLQSNAEYELIDRIHAARDEGVDFILINPAAFTHTSVAIRDALLGVSIPFIEVHLSNVHKREAFRHHSYFSDVAVGVICGLGASGYRLALEAAMEQVAIRSKP
- the dipZ gene encoding thiol:disulfide interchange protein; protein product: MRRLLCLLLLILALPATGAGLLDSRPSATLGGAALDNSKDFLPVRQAFQLNLIDASPESIKLRFVATEGYYLYRHRFAFRTEPADIGLGAAQLPDGEKKHDEYFGDVEVYHGILDISLPRKPGDNRPFTLVVTYQGCADKGLCYPPETERLSIGDVGASPAIAAAPGAASSGWSWKELALFFLAGIGLTFTPCVLPMLPILSGVVLRGQVGGLRGFSLSLAYVLPMAISFAALGALMGMFGAGLNLQARLQSAWVLVPFSLFFVIFAVAMFGAFELRLPQAISNRLDRIAGKTEGGSLWGAAVLGVVSSLLVSPCVSAPLAGALLYISASGDALGGALKLFALGLGMGAPLLLVATGGATWLPKSGPWLVTVKNAIGVLLLGLAIALLSRVLPGQVTLLLTGLLAAGVALFLGTLEFTAKNTRQRLAQLLGLFLLVYALTCWIGAWSGQTDPTRPLGRAQSALSSNSSAAPNASNWQTITTATELDRVLSDAKNAGQPLMLDWYADWCISCKVIEHEVLPDPGVIAQLQGYRLIRFDMTDSNAEQRGLLDRYKLFGPPALMIFAKNGVERADVRIVGEIDADGLIERLIRANDPI